A section of the Polynucleobacter sp. AP-Jannik-300A-C4 genome encodes:
- a CDS encoding DUF3306 domain-containing protein, with protein MESRFLSRWSRLKSGKAVQSEEGPAPSSQTADTKTSTDVQPPISSEEVKLPSLDDVEKIDQLAPDFSTFMQPGVDPEVQQAALKKMFSDPHFNIMDGLDEYIDDYSKPNPIPLAMLKRMAQSKMLSIFSENEDQAVPEIAHADSSHAELKDQDSNPAALANPVENRITSSTATPNDVQLSPVPMPVDKKTS; from the coding sequence ATGGAGAGCCGATTTTTAAGTCGATGGTCCCGCCTTAAATCGGGTAAAGCAGTTCAATCCGAGGAAGGGCCCGCACCATCGTCTCAGACAGCTGACACAAAAACATCAACTGATGTTCAGCCTCCCATTTCCTCTGAAGAAGTCAAACTGCCTTCCCTTGATGATGTTGAGAAGATTGATCAGTTGGCGCCTGATTTCTCTACGTTTATGCAGCCAGGCGTTGATCCAGAGGTTCAACAGGCAGCATTAAAAAAAATGTTTTCTGATCCTCACTTCAACATCATGGATGGCCTTGATGAATATATTGATGATTATTCAAAGCCCAATCCTATTCCATTGGCCATGCTAAAGCGTATGGCTCAATCTAAGATGCTGAGCATCTTTAGTGAAAATGAAGATCAAGCTGTTCCTGAAATTGCTCATGCGGATTCATCTCATGCTGAATTGAAAGACCAAGACTCAAATCCCGCAGCTTTAGCTAACCCTGTAGAGAATCGTATAACATCATCCACTGCAACTCCGAATGATGTGCAATTGAGCCCCGTACCAATGCCTGTGGATAAGAAAACGAGTTAA
- a CDS encoding DUF3305 domain-containing protein: MRKQKIDNPWIDFRWAAKEVLPDYGQFSSSHPPEKIMGQFLGRDDQGESWLFTGYELDLYPDDAEGYYLNVSATFPCWFVMWRMEEDFEQYIDDQSKALISSESSFPIPHRVDVSYNEAAHLIDSGETVDNIPMSDEHASWLQDFVNQHFRPEPKKRHKPASFKGANRSSED; encoded by the coding sequence ATGCGTAAGCAAAAAATCGATAACCCTTGGATTGATTTCCGTTGGGCGGCAAAAGAGGTGCTGCCAGATTATGGCCAATTTTCTTCTTCTCATCCCCCTGAAAAAATCATGGGTCAGTTTTTAGGAAGGGATGATCAAGGAGAGTCTTGGTTGTTTACCGGATATGAACTTGATTTGTATCCCGATGACGCTGAGGGTTACTACCTCAATGTTTCCGCAACTTTTCCTTGCTGGTTTGTCATGTGGCGCATGGAAGAGGATTTTGAGCAGTATATTGACGATCAATCTAAGGCGCTCATAAGCTCGGAATCTAGCTTTCCAATTCCTCATCGTGTGGATGTGAGCTATAACGAAGCTGCCCACTTAATTGATAGTGGTGAAACAGTTGACAATATTCCCATGAGTGATGAGCACGCTTCTTGGCTGCAGGATTTTGTTAACCAGCATTTCCGGCCTGAGCCAAAAAAGAGACACAAACCCGCATCCTTTAAAGGTGCTAATCGTTCTTCGGAGGATTGA